A window of Pomacea canaliculata isolate SZHN2017 linkage group LG3, ASM307304v1, whole genome shotgun sequence contains these coding sequences:
- the LOC112559699 gene encoding general transcription factor II-I repeat domain-containing protein 2B-like: MATHGAKSFTGKNIGMVKLLKDKLTTENPGSDILSFHCILHQESLCKSALDIKHVIELVISVVNIIKSKALNHRQLKSLLEDLEAEYEDVLYHNNVGWLSLAKVLKRVWALREEIIVFLDMKEISCEFKTKMGVKSGGKQKMPGNIATKVKSYLKSLEEEMERRFQDFSNTEPEFNILAYPFTADPGAAPDELQLELMDLQSDPAMKEAFNSAKLVDFYKSLSADNFPHLRKFAMKMFSLFGSTYICEQSFSCMKINKNKYRGLLTDTNLEAVLRISTSNLNPDFKWIVKNCDRVHLSH; this comes from the exons ATGGCCACACATGGAGCCAAATCATTCACTGGCAAAAACATAGGAATGGTGAAACTTTTGAAAGACAAATTAACAACTGAAAATCCAGGCAGTGATATTTTATCATTCCACTGTATTTTGCATCAAGAAAGTTTGTGCAAATCAGCATTGGATATTAAGCACGTGATTGAGCTTGTGATAAGTGTTGTGAATATTATTAAATCAAAAGCGCTCAACCACCGGCAGTTGAAGTCTCTGCTGGAGGATTTGGAGGCAGAATATGAAGACGTTCTTTACCACAACAATGTTGGGTGGTTGAGTCTGGCCAAAGTGCTAAAGAGAGTCTGGGCATTGAGGGAGGAAATCATTGTTTTCCTGGACATGAAGGAAATTTCTTGTGAATTCAAAACCAAAATGGGTGTGAAGAGTGGAG gaaaacagaaaatgccTGGGAATATAGCAACCAAAGTTAAGAGCTATTTGAAGAGCTTGgaggaagaaatggaaagacGATTTCAAGATTTTAGTAACACTGAGCCAGAATTTAATATTCTGGCTTATCCATTCACTGCTGATCCGGGTGCAGCACCTGATGAGCTGCAGTTGGAGCTGATGGACTTGCAGTCAGATCCCGCCATGAAGGAAGCGTTCAATTCTGCGAAACTAGTggatttttacaaatctttgtcTGCTGACAACTTTCCTCACCTGAGGAAATTTGCAATGAAGATGTTTTCACTGTTTGGGTCCACGTACATATGCGAGCAAAGCTTTTCGTGTATGAAaattaacaagaacaaatacAGAGGCTTACTGACTGACACCAACTTGGAGGCAGTGCTGAGGATATCTACCAGCAACCTCAATCCAGACTTTAAATGGATTGTGAAAAATTGTGACAGGGTGCATTTGTCCCATTAA